The following proteins are co-located in the Gossypium hirsutum isolate 1008001.06 chromosome A02, Gossypium_hirsutum_v2.1, whole genome shotgun sequence genome:
- the LOC107952495 gene encoding uncharacterized protein, protein MFLGHIVSVDGICIDPKKIEAILNWKQPKNVSEIQSFLKLAGYYRRFVEGFSLIVALVTKLLRKIAPLKWTNEQQASFEKLNAVLTQAPVLIQPEPGKDYVVCSDASHSGLGCVLMQEGKVVACTSRQFKPDEYNYAMHDLELAAVVFALKVWRHYLYGERYIIYIDHKSLKANVGADALSRKSMSELREMFAKLSLSDNGCLFAMLQVWPTLIEEIKLKKISDSSLDPHVKLVRESKTLDFSYNSKGILCYRGRFRVPSDLELRKSLHETLDRRLNFSTDYHQQFDGQSERLSIQMAPYEAFYGCKCRTPLCWIDLGEKKVLGRDLVQEVENNVKIIRDRLKAASD, encoded by the exons ATGTTTTTGGGACACATAGTATCTGTTGATGGTATTTGCATAGATCCAAAGAAAATCGAAGCTATCTTGAATTGGAAGCAACCTAAGAATGTTAGTGAGATTCAGAGTTTTCTCAAACTTGCTGGCTATTATAGGAGGTTTGTAGAAGGATTTTCGTTGATTGTGGCTCTGGTGACTAAGTTGTTGAGAAAGATTGCACCGTTAAAGTGGACTAATGAGCAGCAAGCCAGCTTTGAGAAACTTAATGCAGTTTTGACtcaagcaccagtgttgattcaacctgAGCCTGGGAAAGATTACGTGGTCTGTAGTGATGCATCTCATTCTGGTCTTGgatgcgtgttgatgcaagaggggaAGGTTGTAGCTTGCACTTCGAGGCAATTCAAACCAGATGAGTACAACTATGCgatgcatgatttggaattggctgctgtGGTTTTTGCTCTTAAGGTTTGGAGACACTATCTTTATGGGGAAAGATATATCATCTATatagatcataaaagtcttaa GGCTAATGTTGGGGcagatgcattgagtaggaagtCTATGTCAGAGTTGAGGGAAATGTTCGCTAAGTTGAGTTTATCTGATAATGGTTGTTTGTTTGCGATGTTACAAGTGTGGCCAACTTTGATTGAGGAGATTAAGCTAAAGAAGATTTCAGATTCATCATTAGATCCCCATGTAAAGCTTGTTAGGGAGAGTAAGACTTTAGATTTTTCTTATAATTCTAAAGGAATCTTGTGTTATCGTGGAAGATTCCGTGTGCCTTCTGATTTGGAGTTGAG AAAGAGTCTGCATGAAACACTAGATAGAagattgaatttcagtactgatTATCATCAACAGTTTGATGGACAGTCTGAAAGG TTGAGCATTCAGATGGCTCCCTATGAGGCCTTTTATGGGTGCAAGTGTAGGACACCTTTGTGTTGGATAGATTTGGGAGAAAAGAAAGTGTTGGGACGAGATTTAGTTCAAGAGGTTGAGAATAATGTGAAGATTATTCGAGATCGATTGAAAGCTGCATCAGATTGA